A window of Cryptomeria japonica chromosome 3, Sugi_1.0, whole genome shotgun sequence contains these coding sequences:
- the LOC131076190 gene encoding uncharacterized protein LOC131076190 produces MKAMKPCRRSKGKAEAKKYLKPGALAQLRDAKRSTRSSTLAASHETRTRDLNNITDADPQEVEKMPCFSSRTFGPAFPQRKKLVAHKDFLLVPISQQEITVSTLQTEEITGNRMARQEVVSIPVATEAEDLNILSNSPLLDTLALDILTVH; encoded by the coding sequence ATGAAAGCCATGAAACCCTGCCGCAGATCGAAGGGGAAAGCTGAGGCCAAGAAATACCTCAAGCCTGGAGCTCTGGCACAACTGCGAGATGCTAAGCGCAGCACCAGATCTTCTACTTTGGCCGCTTCCCACGAGACTCGAACACGCGACCTCAACAACATTACTGATGCTGATCCACAGGAAGTAGAAAAGATGCCCTGCTTCAGCAGCAGGACGTTTGGCCCTGCTTTTCCTCAGAGAAAAAAGTTGGTAGCACACAAAGATTTCCTCCTTGTTCCTATCTCGCAACAAGAAATCACTGTAAGTACACTTCAGACGGAAGAAATCACTGGAAATAGGATGGCCAGGCAGGAAGTTGTTTCAATTCCGGTGGCCACTGAAGCAGAGGATCTTAATATCCTATCTAACTCGCCTTTGTTGGATACATTAGCTTTGGATATATTGACTGTTCATTAG